A stretch of DNA from Bicyclus anynana chromosome 23, ilBicAnyn1.1, whole genome shotgun sequence:
gtggctagttaccaccctaccggcaaaggcgtaccgccaagcgatttaacgttccggtacgatgccgtgtagaaaccaaaaggggtgaggattttcaccctcctcctaacaagttagcccgcttccatctttgactgcatcatcacttaccatcaggtgagattgtagtcaagggctaacttgtaaagaataaaaaaaaagatgagagagagagagacaaaaAGACGAGgcaattgtatttaaatatgtttgttccattagcacgacctgtcagaaacgtaatctctgagcggccggactttacgTAGACTGCTTAATTGGTCCCGTGGTCAGctagttcagctacggacaataaGGCCCAGGTTCagcccaacaaaaaaaatacgttattgtgATTTTTCGTACAAGAAAAATCGAAACAGCAGCCTTGAGTtaggaagttggcggtgtttgTACACCCTGTGCTTGAAAAAGCACGTACAGCAATAAGGGTTCATTCACACGAACGGCAACTcgtcggaacgctaaatcgcttggcggtatgtctttgtcggtaaggtggtaactagccacggccgaagcatacCACCagtcgaacccaagaccttagtcttgtaaatccactgcgcacaccgctgcgccacggatgcgATCGTAAACATTACAGTGACATAAGTATTCCCGAATAGGAGGAGGttttggtataaaaataaatgaacaacctatttatttatttcacaggaggtattttattttattgacttaaATGCTACctgtacctatataattatctactatttaaaaataagtcgggttttccttcctgacgctataactccagaacgcacgaaccgatttccacggttttgcattcgttggaaaggtctcgggctccgtgaggtttatagcaaagaaaattcaggaaaaggttggggtagggtatgaatagggtagaggtagggtaggggtagagttgggtaggggtagttgaaagtttacatcgagtttcacgcggacgaagtcgcgggcgtctgctagtttagtataaaacgAATCTGTGATTGTAATTTAAGTATAAATCTGGCCAgactattttataaattctgaaAAGCCAACCTATGCTCTCACCATAGGTAAGATGACCTTTTAGCGTCGTggcaaccctttgaaaaacacAGTAGATTAAATTtgaatagtctaagatccgtattagataggaccttcacccatctgttgtGATGAAAAGTGCTTTATATTAAAGTACATTCAAATATATTACGAGTCGCTTGCTAAATCTCATGGCTATTAATCACTTATTAACTACactattaaccattattaactatttacTACATTCTGCCATGACATGACATCACGCATTATCTTCAGATATAGTTTTTTGTGGATTCACTCATAAATGAGTTCCTCGCACGTAGACATAAATAATTCCTAATAATATATTcagctttcttttttttttattctttacaagttagcccttgactacaatctcacctgatggtaagtgatgatgcagtctaagatggaagcgggctaacttgttaggaggaggatgaaaatccacacccctttcggtttctacacggcatcgtaccggaacgctaaatcgcttggcggtacgtctttcccggtagggtggtaactagccacggccgaagcctcccaccagccagacctggacaaattaagaaaatctcaatctccccagccggggatcgaacccaggacctcagtcttgtaaatccaccgcgcataccactgcgccacggaggccgtttctTTCTTCAGCTTGTCATCGGGCCTCTTCCAGACATCCATAATCCTCTGTCCCTTGCTTTCCTTTTTCAGGTGCCTCCTACTGTCTCTCTAAGGTCACCCTCCAATTTTTCAGGGCGACCTCTTTTCGTTTTTCCTGTCCTTGGATATCACTGTCACTTCCCTGGTCCACTTATCTCTTTTATCCCACACaagccatgtacaccttgggttacattattggagtttcccTCCCCATTGgagaaggatccctaatttttttgaaaacaaaatatagcctatagccttcctcgataaatgggctatctatcactgaaagtatttttcaaatcggagcaatagttcctgagattagcgcgttcaatcaaacaaacaaacaaacaaacaaactcttccgctttataatattagtatagataggtacatataccgacaattaaataatattttcaaaactaaaaatccCTGAGATAGCATTAATAGAATACACTATTCCTAAAAAAATGGGTCTAAAACCAAAGAAATGCGATTTTTCAACTATTGATGATTTGAAGATTTGTTTTGTCATGGCAAGGCAGCGAGAATTTAGTTTAGTCAGGAGTTTTTACTCATAGTCACAGTCGTAACACATTTTTTAAcatcctaattttgatataagacactttttatccattaaacagatagaTGAAGGTTTGCTACGAAACAGATGACAGTCGTCTGACTACCAAATGTTCAGTATACACCTGTACTTCTGGGCACATAAAATATacgtaatattattttgaaattgataTAAACAATTCTAGTGTGAATAATACACTATACActcatttatattgttaaaataatgtaaaaatatttactgaaaaaaaattttatttacaattccaTTACAAAATATACACAGGATTATATgccatataaaatataataaatatataattatgattgTATGAAAAATGCTTAGACCTAGGttcatacatttatattattgtatgcaatatgaaattataaaaactggaaccaatatatttgttttaaaacaacaacaacataatTCAGTAATGTATGTGTCatgtattacaaataaaaaaaatacatcatatTCTGTTATTTCATGTAATGATAACAAaggatttgattttgattttaatgccACTGGTTGCAAATGTCAAGCTATCCAGTTATCACTTATAAGAGaaaatgacatattgtcgaccaataacgACATTGAAATATCGCTCTGTCTTttccaacgcaacgaaagagagataTTTTTGAGTCCGACGCTATTGGTCTACATTTGTCTTTCTCCCATCTCGAGATATGTCTTGGCATCTTAGGTTATGTTCATCGCTCCAACATGCGCAGACGCAGCGGCCCGTCCGGTGCGTACATGAACGTAACAGCGTAGTCCAGCGGCTCGTGGTGGTACTCCAGGCGGTATCGCCGCAGCAACTGGAGTTAAAATATTAGTCTTCATTTTCCGGTAGCTTTTTCGCATTTTGTTACGATATACCCCATTGGCACAGATCCCCTCGCTCAAAACTTTGAGCCCAAAAGGAATCCTGGTCAGAATTCCTTTTGGAAATAATACGTATAACTATAGTAAAGTAACGGTACCCTGCATGTCTTGTACATAGGTATACTGTGCCCACGTCTTCACCACTTGTTCTTGGAATTTTAACGGACCTCTATCTCAAAAATCTGCACTTAATCTAAacttaaaatacaaattcttaAATTCACAAGGTATGAGAATCAAATTCTGGATCTCCAAACTCAGGGATTGTGACGAACTAAAATGTTCCTTCAATACCTTAGCCAAAAGGACCTGAATGACCAGAAAATCTCCTTCCTAAACAGATGCGCGCTCCGAAGCCATAGGGCAGGGAAGCCAAGGGGTAGGTACAGTGCAGTAAGCCATTGCTCTCCAGACAGAGCTCTGGTCTAAGGTCCTTAGGGTTTAAGTCTACCTAAAATGTTTGTCCCTTAGCCAAAAGGTCCTGAATCTCCAAATCAGCGAATCTCCTATCAAGCTCGCGTCGAAACTAAAGAGTTGGGAATGGGAGGAATGCAAACGGCAAATTTTCTCCAGCCAACGCTGCGGTCATAACTCCTTAGGGTACGAGagtaattaaaatgtttctCCATACCTTGGCCAAAAGGACTTGAATTTCCAAATCAGCGAATCTCCTTCCTAAACAGATGCGCGCACCGAAGCCGTAGGGTAGAGAAGCGAAGGAGTGCAGTCGGCCATTGCTCTCCAGCCAGCGCTCTGGACGGAACTCCTCAGGGTTGGAGACGAACTGCTCCATGTTGCCGGTCACTATCGTTGGAAACACCACTTGCACCTAAAAGGTTTCAGAAATTATTGAGATAAATCTGCCACTGTGGTATAAGTATAGAGTCAAAACcattttttgaaaatcaaacCGTAGAAGCTATAAACGTTTAATAATAGAAGAATTAGTTTCTATGAATATAACTTTGAAAATCGTggactttaataaaaattttgaatccTCATTAATTCTGTTCAGTAATTACTAGTACCTAGCAGTATTAGCTAGTAATTAGTAAGCTAAATATATTTACCGTGCTTTAATTGTCTGTCTTATTGCAAAGGGATTGCccattagtaggattttaattAGGTTGGTGCCTGGCCTTACCCCTTTTGGTATATGGTATCCACAAATGACGTCATCCTCTTGAAGTGTTCTACCATTGCCGATGACTGTAGAGTACATTCTGTAGACAAGAAAAAAGTATCTTTAAACTAAGATAGCAGTGTGAACAAAGGAAACCCGTGGAAGATAGATACATAGAAAGAACCTTCAATAGCATTAGccttttttaagaaaatattttaagacaTAGCCAATCGAGCAGAAACATTCCCCTGCTAATCCTTACTTTTCTTTCAATTCCAATATTTATTGGAAAAATTCCAACCAATTTACACAGAACCTTGACAAAGTGATACCGCCAATCTTATTTCTGCCTCCTCTTTTATTTGTCTGAAGACCATGATCTGTGCCATGACCTCAAATTATTATTGGCGGCACTTTGCAAGACGTTTTCCTAGCACTTTTATATAGAAAGTTGTATACAACTAAATAACCGCTATGACAAAGGTCATAGCGgttattgttaattttgtataatttacaattttgatttataataaacagtattttcttaaatttcatTGAATATGATGATGCGATATGATGCTCTGTTTGTAGGCGGAGGTTTTCTATGCAAACCATCAGGTGGGCCATCGTGGTCTATCacttattattactataaaatctcTAACAGGGGAttattcacccgctgagtgccaacttctcaaacaaatagaggttaagttcgacactcagcggctgaatgatcccctggggatgcccctacaacgtctttGAATTCCACTGGTAGCTATTctattttatatgtaaaacCAGCACGTCAGTTATTGTACGTCTTACTAACCTGAAGACTTCTCTTACAAATGCTTTTGTATAATGAAGTTTGTCCAAGTCGGAATAGCTCAAGGGCTTGCTGGGGTCGGGCAGCACTCTTCTTATTTCCTCCGCCATTTTGTCCTGTTGTTCTAATCTGATCGCCGCTTGGTATAAAATTGAGCATACCGCCATGGATATCTAGAAATTTTACTATAACATTTTAGAGCTCGATGTTTACATCGTATTTAACACTCATTAGACATCTCATATggatgatattttgaaaatttttgttgggagGTATTATATATCgattattttcgattttttgttttgttattcggacattacgctgaaactactgaatgaattcaaatgaaccTTGGCaaaagaccataatacggagaaggttaaaaaaaataaaataagaagggggtgtaataggggttgaaagtttgtatggtttttatttttaaagttacagttttaaaaatttgttattaaatcatgaaaaaaatacgaaatataatgggattcaaaagtttttaaaaattaaactataaagtggtgaaatagggcttgaaagtttacattgatttccacgcgcacgaagtcgcgggcgtccgctagtatttagtAAGTACTAGATAAgtattaagtacataatatgcAACATATGATTTTACAGATAAtccgtttaaaaaaaacagttttcatCAAAGTTCTAAATTTCGAGGTCTTAAGAAGCTATTTTGTCCTGTTAATAAAGGCGTAAGTACACAGttggattttaaaatattttgtaattgtgctattgcaagtaaataaatataattgacacTGACCGTATCGATGCCAACCAGTATAAGGTCGAGGGCCATGATGGTGGCTATCTTCGGATCTCCCTCGCTGCGTAGAACTCTCTCCAGCAGAGAGAGATCGTTCTCTGACGTCACTTTCTTTGTCTTCAACCGCTCCAATGCCTCGTTAATGTACCGTGAGCATAATCTGgaaatacataatacaataaatgGTGGTCTTTTCCACTCTTTACTAAAATTGTAGCCCAGAAATCTCGATCTCGATCTTGATTTTCGATCGATAGCGATTCGTTACATACCTACTGacgatttttttgataaaaatgataCTGTCTTTGAGGCTTAAGTTtatgtttcaaaataatttccaCCTAATAAACcagttaaaaatgtattttcattttggTTATGTGAAGAATTATTACTTCGTCAAAACCCAACAAAGGTAGGTTAAATAGTAGAAATAAGtccaaagtttttattaaacgtaagcttatataAAAGTCGCAtcatagtgttaatgattacgtaaacgacaaaattgcttggaaatgaaatgtatttcatGACAGGTTACTTATataactattgttaaatggtgataaattaaaaaaggataaacctggctgagtttgctgTCGGCTCTTCTCGGTCCAAGgcgcctttggaaccctcgtaactcgtaattttaagttttcgaataattattatcaccattatcttaagttttgttttacctgacgttttgaaagagcttgtaaactaagcctatttgaaataaatgaattttgatttgatttgatttgaaaggTTAGGTTTTTCTATTCTAAGATAGGATTAGAaataacgatatcttaattatgtaaatccgtccagcagtttgaaagatttaaatctatgattTATGGCAATAAAGAAAGCACTTATCACACATATACCCGCGAAAAACAACCCGTTTTGGCACTGTATTTGGTtgttatctatttttcatacccctaaaTGATATGGGTGGTCCTCTCTAAAaataaggcaaaacaacgttttgCCAGGTCAGCTAGTGCTGTTATACTCAACTTACTCGACAAAGAAGTTCATGTTGTTCACGTATTTGGCCCACAGCGGCGTAGGGATGTACCGCCAAAACGGCGCCTTCAGTTCTAGCACAGCAACATTGCGGAGTGCGAACTTTGCTGCGTCGATGATGCGTTGGGGCTCCGAGTCGCTCGCTTGGGGATTGAGGCAGCCCAGCCGGACGTCCAGGGCAACACGACCGATACCTGGGAAAGTAAAAGTTATGGTTAATTATCCTGGaagtttaaagaaaattataaagcttttaattataaaagagtGTGATTGTGTGTGTGCTTCAGCTCTCAAGTAAAATGAAGTCATATGAGTTTTAAGACTACTATTTcttaattatgtattctgtgcctgTGTCTATGGTAGACGGAATTGTGTGTTCTTGGCCTGCTATTATCTAGTACACCTCATTCTCCTCAGAACGTTATTTAGTAACTAGATGAAGATATGTAACTACATGATAATCTGTTAGCTGattggtaatgataatgataatagatGTTTGGTAATGGATTCTTAAAGGGACTTGAAATTTGACCCTCAGTTTCTACCCACAACCATTAGTAGTCCAAGTATTATAAATTCAAAGCTTACTTGCCCAACGAAAAAGAAATCCCATAACTAACGAATACCAAAAccaaccgtgatagcccagtaccTCTGGCATTGATCTGGATGGCGTAGATTTCAATCCGaaccgaggcatgcacctcttaacttttcagttatgtgcattttaagaaattaaattacacgTAAGTacctcaaacgatgaaggaaaaacatcgtgagaaaaccttaactgagaatttccttaattctctacgtgtgtgatgttTAACAATCCGTAttagcttggtggactattagactaactcctcttattctgtgaggagactcgcgctGAATATgacttgttaatgatgattaatagTCCAAGTAGTCAAGTTAAGAGCAAACTTGTCCAACGAATAAGGAATCACGTATCAACGGATAAGGTCTACTCACATTCAAGATTTAACTGATGTATATCGATGTCAACGAATAGGGTTTCCTCGCACTTAAGCGACTACCAATGTATATCGTTGTCAAGGAATATGGTTTACTCACATTCAAGCGACCACCGATGGATATCGTTGTCAAATTCATGCGGCAGATCGCAGTTCTCGTCTCTGGCATCCTCCATATATCTGATGAAGTCCTCTGTGACCAGCTCGATGGGCGTCACGTACTTCTTCACCGTCTGCGGCTGGAGGATCGGACGTTGGACTTTCGAGCGGAATGTCCGCCATTTTTCGCCGTGCCTTAAGTAAAATGGGAATAAAATGGTTAGAAGAAgaaaatttgtttgttaaaaaatcaGTGTTGGCCATTTTTAACAGGCATTTAAACGGCCTACCACAGGACCTAGTGGGTGCTGTGATTTCGCGTCACGAGTCCTGAGCTCGAATCCAGATCTGGCTGATCGCAATAGGCCATTCAAATACGATCACGTTGCTCCCATGCGGGTTGACGAGCCCAAAGTGACAATAACTCTTCAAAAATCACTATCAGTGATGTCACTGATCGAGACTGACGGCATACATAACTTGCTCTTCGAGACACGGGGGTGACACTAACTTCCTAACTACGgtctgctactgagaatttctcggaaaaggctcagtatttcatagctgTACCAAGGATTCAAACCCAGAATTGCATGATCGGAAACTGAAAAGgataaccactagaccaacgatAGTTAGTGTAACTgaattaaaacgaaaaaaaggTTTATTTGCAATTTTTCCGTTACCCACTATTTGAGACCTAGCTTCGTACCAAATTTTAAGATTCTGAGTTTACGGGAAGTATTCTATAATAAGTCTTGATTATTTTGCGAGTATCGACAGTTTGCGGCTTAAAcgactttatttctttattgtattttggcttacaattttaaatatttcacagCTTTATGGGACAGTAGACCTGAGTATTTAATATGAATATCAGCTTGATACCTCCACGCGTACCTGAGAAAAAGGGTCTTccaagacagacagacggacggacaacgAAGAGGTCCTTTAAGGATTCTGTTTTTTCCTTTTGGggttcggaaccctaataaaaaCTTAGCTAAGCTTAATATTCCGTAACAGTAGACTTGTCAGTGCAAAAGAACTGTCTCAATAAGTACTACAGACAATGACGTAACTAGGTAACCAagggtgcaaataaaaaatagggccccactactatctaaactgATTACATTtcatcaagtaaaaatattaaatatatcatcatcatcattatcaaactatattcggcttactgctgagctcgagtctcctctcagaatgagagaggttaagtCAATAGTTCACAACGCTGATctagtgcggattggcagacttcacgcacgcagagaattaagaaaaatctttggtttcctcacgaaatttttccttcaccgtttgagacacgtgatatttaatttcttaaaatgcacacaactaaaaagtca
This window harbors:
- the LOC112056787 gene encoding probable cytochrome P450 301a1, mitochondrial — its product is MGRSLRSLTAYTRPFTVANARQATTGCPFSKRQRSQIAPTAALNEEIFANAKPYSDVPGPKPIPLLGNTWRMVPIIGQFDISEFAKVTKLFLERYGRIVRLGGLIGRPDLLFVYDADEIERMYRREGPTPFRPAMPCLVKYKSEVRKDFFGELPGVVGVHGEKWRTFRSKVQRPILQPQTVKKYVTPIELVTEDFIRYMEDARDENCDLPHEFDNDIHRWSLECIGRVALDVRLGCLNPQASDSEPQRIIDAAKFALRNVAVLELKAPFWRYIPTPLWAKYVNNMNFFVELCSRYINEALERLKTKKVTSENDLSLLERVLRSEGDPKIATIMALDLILVGIDTISMAVCSILYQAAIRLEQQDKMAEEIRRVLPDPSKPLSYSDLDKLHYTKAFVREVFRMYSTVIGNGRTLQEDDVICGYHIPKGVQVVFPTIVTGNMEQFVSNPEEFRPERWLESNGRLHSFASLPYGFGARICLGRRFADLEIQVLLAKLLRRYRLEYHHEPLDYAVTFMYAPDGPLRLRMLER